One genomic segment of Helianthus annuus cultivar XRQ/B chromosome 14, HanXRQr2.0-SUNRISE, whole genome shotgun sequence includes these proteins:
- the LOC110907831 gene encoding uncharacterized protein LOC110907831, whose translation MASGGNTDNTERITRNELNKMISDEVTRVIDANVFKLAQEVEGQVLSTVENMITGKVDELKEMIAGIQGKKEARRCTYKDFMACKPTTFDGEIDPIECQRWIANMEGVFIRSHCDKEDQVMFATGQLMRRAKDWWDSYSKEIGENRVQTLTWQEFKQPFIKYHCPQSAVDRIQEDFLRLRQRDESVNEITNTFLDQLKFCEEIVGTERKKIIRYHGMLKAEIREFITPSKCETLDEIIDLARDREIEIKRQDERGEKRQVEKGSTQGSSKKPKTQDQGKKEASKGGFPRCKTCGKPHSGECLLGRKGCYNCGQEGHPYYNCPNPKRVCYNCNESGHVKADCPKLKQGPKKEGKKEETAKAKGRMFQISTEEARAHPNVVSGIKEESSSHSGTQTNHDKGKAT comes from the exons ATGGCAAGTGGAGGAAACACGGATAACACAGAACGTATAACTCGGAACGAGTTAAACAAGATGATCTCGGATGAAGTAACGAGGGTAATTGATGCAAATGTTTTCAAGCTAGCACAAGAGGTGGAGGGCCAAGTACTTAGTACGGTAGAAAATATGATCACGGGCAAGGTGGATGAATTGAAGGAAATGATAGCTGGAATTCAAGGCAAGAAAGAGGCAAGACGGTGCACCTACAAGGATTTTATGGCATGTAAGCCTACGACCTTTGACGGGGAAATCGACCCCATAGAATGCCAAAGATGGATAGCTAACATGGAAGGGGTATTCATTCGGAGTCATTGTGACAAGGAAGACCAAGTCATGTTTGCCACGGGGCAACTCATGCGAAGGGCTAAAGATTGGTGGGACTCGTATAGTAAGGAGATTGGAGAAAATCGAGTTCAAACCTTGACTTGGCAAGAATTCAAACAGCCTTTTATCAAGTACCATTGTCCACAATCGGCTGTGGATCGAATTCAAGAAGATTTTCTCCGGTTGCGACAAAGGGATGAATCAGTTAACGAAATCACGAACACTTTCCTCGATCAACTGAAGTTTTGTGAAGAAATAGTTGGAACAGAAAGGAAGAAGATTATTCGTTATCATGGCATGCTCAAAGCTGAAATTCGGGAGTTCATAACTCCTTCAAAGTGTGAAACTTTGGATGAGATCATTGATTTAGCAAGGGATAGAGAAATCGAGATAAAGAGGCAAGATGAACGTGGGGAGAAAAGGCAAGTCGAGAAGGGGTCAACTCAAGGCTCATCCAAGAAACCCAAAACGCAAGATCAAGGAAAGAAGGAAGCTTCCAAAGGCGGGTTCCCACGATGCAAAACATGTGGAAAACCCCATTCCGGTGAATGCTTATTGGGAAGGAAGGGGTGTTACAATTGCGGGCAAGAAGGGCATCCGTACTATAACTGTCCGAATCCCAAGAGGGTGTGCTACAATTGTAATGAATCGGGCCATGTGAAAGCTGATTGCCCAAAGCTCAAACAAGGGCCGAAGaaagaaggaaagaaagaagAAACCGCGAAAGCGAAAGGAAGAATGTTCCAAATCTCCACGGAAGAAGCAAGAGCTCACCcgaatgtggtctcag GGATTAAAGAAGAAAGCTCAAGTCATTCCGGAACGCAAACAAACCACGACAAAG GTAAAGCTACTTGA
- the LOC110907833 gene encoding receptor-like protein 6: MMNWNTGIDCCEWSGVTCDPSTGDVIGLDLSCGMVKGTIHPNSTLFHLPRLQRLNLAYNSFTHSQLPPAIDMLSNSLTHLNISSCGFTGQVPTYISHLHKLVSLDLSWNGNGKLNLEPHVFINLLQNLTVMKELSLSEVNISAVLPSNLNISSSSLKLLNLGSTGLQGNLPRNIFTLQTLETLDLSYNRLTGHIPSEVQLLPNLVSLDLSGNGIDFEPHIFRSLLVNSTFLRDLWLREVNIGIVLSTYLNISSSLRILDLSNTSLQGKLPDNILNLKYLEILDLSENNILSGPFPKVNTSTSIPLRMLVLSGCGLNGSLPKSFGNLRYLEFLYLSDNKLSGTLPSSLFTLPSLDSIILDNNMFQGNMPLELFSLQSLKYLYLSNNQLSGQIGVLDNGSDLQTFQRLTNLTHLDLSYNNFRGDWELDALLSSLTNLQVLTLSQSGISVTTSNANHFVNPEFKVISLASCSLKVFPVSIRTMTNLRYLNLANNDIQGHIPDWIGEIGKIQLFVLDLSNNSITGTIPNVYEDWSELEGFVLNGNQLQGKVPTSLYKCQKLKIIDLGNNQLSDTFPDWLGDLPKLQALVLRSNNFHGGIVTSSKVKFPFPSLRVIDLSHNGFVGQLPTEYFQNFNAMKKVVKSNTKPEYLSTGSIYYSITIVMKGVEQHVPRILVKLTIVDLSNNKFKGEIPYILGNLNSLKELNLSHNSLIGQIPHALGNISEIESLDLSWNQLTGEIPQSLADLTFLGSLNLSQNHLEGHIPQRKQFNTFDNYSFGGNPKLCGLPLTKKCSEHPHVLQLEGDRYEEESGFTWKVVVMGYGCGALLGMVLGYIMLSTGRPKWFNAIADVADHMILNRQNKRR, translated from the coding sequence ATGATGAACTGGAACACAGGTATAGATTGCTGTGAATGGAGTGGAGTCACTTGTGACCCCTCCACTGGTGACGTTATTGGTCTTGACCTGAGCTGTGGCATGGTGAAAGGTACTATCCACCCTAACTCCACTCTTTTTCACCTCCCTCGTCTCCAGAGACTCAACCTTGCTTACAATAGCTTTACtcattcccaacttccacctGCAATAGACATGCTTTCTAATAGTCTCACGCATCTCAACATCTCTTCTTGTGGGTTTACTGGTCAAGTTCCCACATATATTTCACACCTTCATAAATTGGTCTCCCTTGATCTCTCTTGGAATGGGAATGGGAAACTCAATCTTGAACCTCATGTTTTCATCAATCTGCTTCAAAATTTAACTGTTATGAAAGAACTTTCTCTTAGCGAGGTTAACATCTCTGCAGTTTTACCTAGTAATCTTAATATCTCTTCTTCATCTTTAAAATTGCTAAATCTTGGCTCCACTGGATTGCAAGGAAACCTGCCTCGCAACATTTTCACTCTTCAAACTTTGGAAACACTCGACTTGTCGTATAACCGTTTGACAGGGCATATCCCTTCAGAGGTCCAACTTCTTCCTAATTTGGTTTCACTTGATCTCtctgggaatgggattgattttgAACCTCATATTTTCCGCAGTCTCCTTGTAAATTCTACTTTTTTGAGAGAcctttggcttcgtgaagttaaTATAGGTATTGTTTTATCCACTTATCTTAATATCTCTTCTTCTCTAAGAATACTCGATCTCAGCAACACCAGCCTGCAAGGGAAGTTACCTGATAACATCTTAAATCTTAAATATTTGGAAATTCTTGATTTGTCAGAGAACAATATTCTCTCTGGCCCATTTCCCAAGGTTAACACAAGCACTAGCATCCCTCTCAGGATGTTAGTTCTCTCAGGTTGTGGTTTGAATGGGTCCCTTCCCAAATCCTTTGGTAACCTTAGATACCTTGAATTCCTATATTTATCAGATAACAAACTTTCTGGAACACTGCCTTCTTCATTGTTTACCCTTCCTTCTTTAGACTCAATCATCCTAGATAATAACATGTTCCAAGGAAATATGCCACTCGAGTTGTTTTCTCTTCAATCTTTAAAATACTTATACCTTAGTAACAATCAATTAAGTGGCCAGATAGGTGTGCTTGATAATGGCTCTGACCTCCAAACATTTCAACGCCTTACCAACCTCACTCACCTAGACCTTTCATATAATAATTTTAGAGGTGACTGGGAGTTGGATGCATTGTTATCAAGCCTCACAAACCTTCAAGTACTCACTTTGTCACAAAGTGGTATATCTGTTACAACCAGTAATGCTAATCATTTTGTCAACCCTGAATTTAAGGTCATAAGTTTGGCCTCTTGTAGTCTAAAGGTGTTTCCAGTGTCCATTAGAACCATGACAAATCTTCGATACTTAAATTTGGCCAACAATGATATACAGGGACACATTCCTGACTGGATAGGGGAGATTGGAAAAATTCAGTTGTTTGTTTTGGATCTTTCAAATAACTCAATTACCGGTACCATTCCAAATGTATACGAGGATTGGAGTGAGTTAGAGGGGTTTGTTTTGAATGGAAATCAGTTACAAGGAAAGGTGCCCACTTCTTTGTACAAATGTCAAAAGTTGAAAATAATTGATTTGGGAAACAACCAGTTAAGTGACACATTCCCTGACTGGTTAGGAGATCTTCCCAAATTACAAGCTCTTGTCCTCAGATCAAACAATTTTCATGGTGGCATTGTAACCTCTTCTAAGGTTAAATTCCCATTTCCAAGTTTGCGAGTTATTGACTTATCTCACAATGGGTTTGTAGGCCAACTCCCTACAgaatattttcaaaattttaatgcCATGAAGAAAGTGGTAAAAAGTAACACCAAACCAGAGTATTTGTCCACAGGTTCCATTTATTACTCTATAACTATTGTGATGAAAGGAGTGGAACAACATGTTCCACGAATTTTGGTTAAGCTCACAATCGTTGATTTATCGAATAATAAATTTAAAGGGGAGATTCCATACATCTTGGGAAATCTCAACTCTTTAAAAGAGCTTAACTTGTCCCACAACAGTCTGATAGGACAAATCCCACATGCTCTTGGGAATATATCAGAAATTGAATCATTAGACCTGTCTTGGAACCAACTCACAGGAGAGATTCCACAAAGCCTTGCTGACTTGACATTTCTTGGATCCTTAAATCTATCACAAAACCATCTCGAGGGCCACATTCCACAACGAAAACAGTTCAACACATTTGATAATTATTCATTTGGTGGGAACCCAAAACTCTGTGGGCTTCCGTTGACCAAAAAGTGCAGTGAGCATCCTCATGTACTACAACTTGAAGGTGATAGATATGAAGAGGAGAGTGGATTCACATGGAAAGTGGTGGTGATGGGATATGGGTGTGGAGCCTTACTTGGAATGGTGTTGGGATATATCATGTTATCAACTGGAAGACCAAAATGGTTCAATGCAATTGCTGATGTAGCTGACCATATGATCTTAAACAGGCAAAACAAGAGAAGATAA